The genomic region ACGCGCGAAAAAAGGCTGGTGCCGCTCGCGGTGCAGCTGGCTCCCCCGGCGTTGCCGAAGGGAAAGAACGCCATCACGCCGATCTTCCGCTCCAGGGCCAGCGGCAGGATCGTGTCCTCCACGCGCCCGCGGTTGCCCACGTCGTAGTCGACGCCGATGAAGTCGATCGGCTCGCTGCGCATGACCGCTTCGAGCTGGGGATACACGGCGTCGGCGATCACCTGCACGCCGATGTACCGGACGCGCCCCGCCGCCTTCTCTTCCTTGAGCGCGGCGAGGTGCATGGGGTCGCCCTGGGGGGGGAGCATGACCAGGTCCAGCCGCGGCACCCCGAGCCTCGCCAGCAGCGTGTCGACGTGGGCTTTCACGGAGCCGGGCCCGAGCTGCGCCGGGCCGGGAGGGGTGCCCCGCGTGGACCAGAAGAGCCGGTTCGTAATCCCGAGCTCGTTCGCGGCCGTGGCGTGGAACTGCTCCGCGGCCCCGTTGCCGTGCTGCGCGTCGTAGACCCGGCCGCCGTTGTCGGCGAAGGTCTTCAGGACCTCCTTGAGCGCGGCGGGATCCGCGCACCCGGCGTGGTTGGAGAACGAGAGGCCGATGACCGGGACCGTCTCGCCGGAGGACGGAATGGCCCGCTGGATGAGCGCCGCGCCCGGATCCCGGAGTGCACGGAGCAGTTCCGGAGTGAGCGCCACCGCGGCGCCGGCGCCGGCGGCGATGCCGAGGAACTTACGACGGTTGATCATACGATCTTCTGCGTGGAGGGTGAGTGATCACGAGCCGTGACGGCGTCGTTTTCATCTGCCGGCTGCCTCGATCGAGCGTTCCGCGGGGCTCGGCCGGATGGCCGGCGTCCTCGTCCATACGACGCCATCGGGGGTGCCTTCTCACGAGTGTCCCGTCAGATTAAGCCAAGTAATTGCGGATCGCAACACGCGGGAGCCCAGGCCCCCGCCCGAGGACGCAAGGTACGAACGGCGGCGGAGCGTACCGAAGCGCCGTCGCGTCGTTCCGCCGGGCATGCTGGTTCGTTCGAGAAACGCTCAGCGCAGCCGCGTCAGCCGGACGACGCGCGCCACCGGCGCCATCGACACGAGCTCCAGCGAGATCCCGCGTGGACCGTCTGCCATCAGGTACACTGCCGCGTGCCCGCCGTCCGCGGCCGCGAGGGTGTGTTCGCCGCTGGCGCGCCGGCTGGCGCGGCCCGGGAAACCCGCTGAAAGGGGGCCGGACAGGCGCGCACGCTCGGCATGGTCCCACGACGTGTAGCGCGGCAGGTCGTGCACTACGCCCGGGTCGATGAGCCCGGCGGTGACGCTGGCGAGCGCCTGCCGGTCCGTCAGGTCCGCGTAGCCGATGCCGAGCACCGAGGTCATTTGCCCGATGACCGCGGGGCGATCGGTCCAGTCGACGGGCGCGTAGATGAGGCGCTGGTACAGTGTCGGCCGGCGCCCGTGATCCGTGGACGCCTCGCCCGCCAGCTCGCGGAGGAACAGGAG from Longimicrobium sp. harbors:
- a CDS encoding aldo/keto reductase; translation: MINRRKFLGIAAGAGAAVALTPELLRALRDPGAALIQRAIPSSGETVPVIGLSFSNHAGCADPAALKEVLKTFADNGGRVYDAQHGNGAAEQFHATAANELGITNRLFWSTRGTPPGPAQLGPGSVKAHVDTLLARLGVPRLDLVMLPPQGDPMHLAALKEEKAAGRVRYIGVQVIADAVYPQLEAVMRSEPIDFIGVDYDVGNRGRVEDTILPLALERKIGVMAFFPFGNAGGASCTASGTSLFSRVANRPLPEWAAEFDARSWAQFFLKYVISHPAVTVARVGTTKATHMLDNIGGGIGRLPDEATRRRMAELIDSFPQATLAAPAHAGHGPPGSLMLPAAVLDRYVGEYRTTGGTLLNFRRYGAMLVAKMGSNPDTVIYGRSDTRFQLGPNFIEFQLDGTGKATGLVLEQGSQKVQASRIR